The following are encoded together in the Terriglobales bacterium genome:
- the aroF gene encoding 3-deoxy-7-phosphoheptulonate synthase: MIINMAEGATEAEIQHVIDNVVLCGYQPHVIRGTERTIVAAVGSGGNRTLLEALKVAPGVEDAIPIAHPFKLVSRQVRREPSVVEVAGVKIGGEEIVVIAGPCSVESREQLLDTAVAVKNAGARMLRGGAYKPRTSPYDFQGLGIEALKILTEARELTGLPVVTEVMSTEDVDLIAEHADVLQVGARNMQNFALLRRLAKVDRPILLKRGPSATVKEWLLAAEYLLSGGNSQVILCERGIKTFETELRNTIDLAAIALAKELSHLPVIADPSHGTGRRSLISAVSRAAIAVGADGLIVEVHPCPERALSDGPQSLDLQGFAAMIRGLSEPLRRVAPLEMPASA, from the coding sequence GTGATCATCAACATGGCAGAAGGCGCAACCGAAGCCGAAATTCAGCACGTAATCGACAACGTAGTGCTCTGCGGCTACCAACCTCACGTAATTCGCGGAACCGAGCGAACAATCGTCGCAGCCGTCGGCAGCGGCGGAAACCGCACACTTCTCGAAGCACTGAAGGTAGCTCCTGGCGTGGAAGACGCTATTCCCATCGCGCATCCATTCAAGCTGGTGAGTCGGCAGGTGCGTCGAGAGCCTAGCGTAGTGGAAGTTGCCGGCGTGAAGATTGGCGGTGAAGAAATAGTTGTAATTGCCGGACCTTGCTCGGTCGAATCGCGAGAGCAACTGCTCGACACAGCAGTCGCGGTGAAGAACGCTGGCGCTCGCATGCTGCGTGGCGGAGCGTACAAGCCGCGCACATCTCCTTATGACTTCCAAGGTTTAGGCATCGAAGCGTTGAAGATTCTCACCGAGGCGCGCGAGCTGACAGGTCTTCCTGTCGTTACCGAGGTGATGAGCACCGAAGACGTTGATCTGATTGCCGAACATGCGGACGTGCTTCAAGTTGGTGCTCGCAACATGCAGAACTTCGCCCTGCTGCGGCGCCTCGCGAAGGTGGATCGTCCCATTCTGCTGAAGCGCGGTCCATCAGCCACGGTGAAAGAATGGCTGCTGGCAGCCGAGTATCTGCTCTCTGGTGGAAACTCTCAGGTCATTCTTTGTGAGCGTGGGATCAAGACGTTCGAAACCGAGTTGCGCAACACGATTGACCTAGCTGCGATTGCTCTGGCAAAGGAACTCTCGCATTTGCCGGTGATCGCCGATCCTTCCCACGGAACCGGCCGCAGAAGTCTGATCAGTGCAGTCTCGAGAGCGGCAATTGCAGTCGGCGCAGATGGGTTGATTGTTGAGGTACACCCTTGTCCTGAGCGTGCCTTGTCTGATGGTCCTCAATCTCTCGACTTGCAAGGCTTTGCTGCGATGATTCGGGGATTGTCGGAGCCACTACGGCGCGTAGCTCCGTTGGAAATGCCAGCTTCTGCTTAG
- a CDS encoding copper homeostasis protein CutC — protein MFVTTRTIVEIAVHSVESAIAAQVGGADRVELFSNPIEGGVTPSEGLITILREKLVKDLHVMIRPRGGDFHYSELESEVMRRDINMAKRSGANGVVFGFVNVDGTVDVERTRQMVEASRPLSVTFHRAFDVCSNLENALEDLISSGVDRVLTSGGEASAIEGSKRIASLVRIAGNRIKIIAAGGIRPANVRRILQETGVREVHAGLRSTIPGPMRFHNEKVSIGHRIPGEHERIVVKEDDVRKLVNAVGQL, from the coding sequence ATGTTTGTGACGACCCGAACCATTGTCGAAATTGCGGTGCACAGTGTCGAATCGGCAATCGCCGCTCAGGTTGGCGGAGCCGATCGTGTGGAGTTGTTCAGCAATCCCATTGAAGGTGGCGTGACTCCCAGTGAGGGCTTGATCACAATCCTACGAGAGAAGCTCGTTAAGGATTTGCATGTCATGATTCGGCCTCGTGGAGGCGATTTTCACTATTCAGAACTTGAATCAGAGGTCATGCGTCGCGACATCAATATGGCTAAGCGCTCAGGCGCTAACGGAGTGGTGTTCGGATTCGTCAATGTTGATGGAACGGTCGACGTCGAGCGGACTCGTCAGATGGTAGAGGCGTCTCGCCCTCTGTCGGTTACTTTTCATCGCGCCTTTGATGTTTGCAGCAACCTCGAGAACGCTCTCGAAGACCTGATCTCTAGCGGCGTGGACCGGGTGCTCACGTCGGGCGGAGAAGCGAGTGCGATTGAAGGCTCGAAGCGTATTGCGAGTCTTGTTCGTATCGCCGGAAATCGAATCAAGATCATCGCCGCTGGAGGGATCAGGCCCGCAAATGTTCGGCGGATATTGCAGGAAACTGGGGTAAGAGAGGTTCACGCGGGTTTGCGGAGCACGATTCCTGGTCCTATGCGGTTTCACAATGAGAAAGTATCGATTGGGCACAGGATTCCAGGTGAACATGAACGAATCGTCGTGAAAGAAGACGATGTGCGTAAACTCGTAAACGCAGTGGGGCAATTGTGA
- a CDS encoding helix-turn-helix domain-containing protein, which yields MAKSSKKKASASRKGGAGKIVPLATLEKQAIQNALKVVNDDKLKAARLLGIGKTTLYRKLKEYGW from the coding sequence ATGGCCAAATCATCGAAAAAGAAAGCTTCAGCTTCGCGCAAAGGCGGAGCTGGAAAGATTGTTCCTCTCGCCACTCTAGAGAAACAAGCCATTCAGAACGCCTTGAAAGTCGTCAACGACGATAAGCTCAAAGCCGCCCGCCTGCTTGGCATCGGCAAGACAACTCTGTATCGCAAGCTGAAAGAGTACGGCTGGTAA
- a CDS encoding sugar phosphate isomerase/epimerase, with amino-acid sequence MSSFSRRDFLNGAIAAAALAALTKPAMAAFEPLYPPMDLSYFDTPVSAAPADIKFGYASITWGGNDRQAIEDVSALGFPGIQLRSDVLKEFPNPTDLRDLLQQHHLTMVALSSGTVSVESSENEEIAKHTANAKYAHDAGSLYLQVIDAKPKRAVTASDYKALGRRITEIGKRSADLGVKLGYHNHMETIGQSPEEVDRVLDASDPRYVKLELDIAHYLQGGGDPVKAIHKYRDRLLFMHIKDVESIPKEQSSRGRDFRFVELGRGRVDVPATFKALHEIGFRGWAVVELDVVPDPSRSPKDAALISKNYLHDRLGFAI; translated from the coding sequence ATGTCTTCGTTTTCTCGTCGTGATTTTCTGAACGGCGCCATCGCTGCCGCTGCATTGGCGGCGCTTACCAAGCCTGCTATGGCGGCTTTTGAGCCGCTTTACCCGCCGATGGACTTGTCCTACTTTGATACTCCAGTGTCGGCGGCGCCCGCAGACATAAAGTTTGGATACGCCTCGATCACGTGGGGCGGCAACGACCGTCAGGCAATCGAGGATGTCTCAGCCCTTGGCTTCCCCGGAATTCAGTTGCGTTCTGACGTTCTAAAGGAATTCCCAAATCCGACCGACTTGCGCGATCTGCTGCAGCAACACCATCTGACAATGGTGGCGCTGTCCAGCGGCACTGTGAGCGTCGAATCCTCAGAAAACGAGGAGATCGCAAAACATACCGCAAATGCGAAGTACGCCCATGATGCGGGCAGCCTGTACCTGCAGGTTATCGACGCAAAGCCGAAACGCGCCGTTACCGCCAGCGATTACAAGGCTCTGGGTCGTCGAATTACTGAGATTGGAAAGCGTTCGGCTGACTTAGGTGTGAAGCTTGGCTATCACAACCACATGGAGACCATCGGCCAGAGTCCAGAAGAAGTGGATCGCGTTCTAGATGCTAGCGATCCACGTTACGTGAAGCTGGAGCTCGATATCGCTCACTACTTACAAGGTGGAGGCGATCCGGTAAAGGCGATTCACAAGTATCGCGACCGGCTTCTGTTCATGCACATAAAGGACGTCGAGAGTATTCCGAAAGAGCAATCGTCGCGCGGAAGAGACTTCCGGTTCGTCGAACTGGGACGCGGACGCGTCGATGTGCCGGCCACCTTCAAAGCACTTCACGAGATCGGCTTTAGGGGCTGGGCAGTTGTGGAACTCGATGTAGTTCCTGATCCCTCGCGCTCACCAAAGGACGCAGCATTGATCAGCAAGAACTATCTTCACGACCGGCTGGGGTTCGCGATATGA
- a CDS encoding sugar phosphate isomerase/epimerase family protein: MSSQFRVAVINDEIGQDFGHAVDVASREFGMQWIELRGMWNKNILKLDSKEIDEARQLLERAKMRVTDIASPVFKVDWPGAPLSKAAEKRDTFSADYTFKQQDELLDRSFELAKAFNTDRVRIFDFWRLDDQTPYRAAIDDKMREAADKAAKKNIILILENEYACNTATGAEAARLLSAVKSPNFMVNWDPGNAAMRGENAYPDGYDTLPKDRIGHVHCKDIQKKAAGNGQEWAAMGKGTIDWVGQFRALKQQGYKYATSLETHWRGAGTPEESTRQSWSGMKEELQKAGALS; encoded by the coding sequence ATGAGCTCCCAATTTCGAGTCGCTGTCATCAACGATGAAATCGGCCAGGACTTCGGGCATGCAGTAGACGTAGCCTCTCGTGAGTTTGGCATGCAATGGATCGAACTGAGAGGGATGTGGAACAAGAACATCCTGAAGCTGGATTCGAAAGAGATCGACGAAGCCCGCCAGTTGCTGGAGCGCGCCAAAATGCGCGTGACTGATATTGCGAGTCCGGTCTTCAAGGTAGATTGGCCCGGGGCACCGCTATCCAAGGCTGCGGAAAAGCGCGACACCTTCAGCGCCGATTACACGTTCAAGCAGCAAGACGAATTGCTGGATCGCTCGTTCGAGCTGGCCAAGGCGTTCAACACCGATCGTGTTCGGATTTTCGACTTCTGGCGGCTAGATGACCAGACTCCCTATCGCGCCGCGATCGACGACAAGATGCGCGAAGCCGCCGACAAGGCTGCGAAGAAGAACATCATTCTGATTCTTGAAAATGAGTACGCCTGCAACACCGCAACGGGAGCCGAGGCCGCGCGCCTGCTCTCCGCAGTGAAGTCGCCCAACTTCATGGTCAACTGGGATCCTGGCAACGCCGCCATGCGTGGCGAGAACGCCTATCCGGACGGCTATGACACGCTGCCGAAAGATCGCATCGGCCACGTACATTGCAAGGACATTCAGAAAAAGGCAGCCGGCAATGGACAAGAATGGGCTGCTATGGGAAAGGGCACCATCGATTGGGTCGGACAGTTCCGCGCGCTCAAGCAGCAGGGCTACAAGTACGCCACCAGCCTCGAAACTCATTGGCGTGGCGCCGGCACGCCGGAGGAATCGACTCGTCAGAGCTGGTCAGGCATGAAGGAAGAACTGCAAAAGGCTGGGGCGCTTTCATAG
- a CDS encoding LysR family transcriptional regulator, whose protein sequence is MDLDHLKTFVEVAKEGNFSRAAAKVFRSQPAVSAQIRQLEDDYQQRLFDRSGKTVRLTPAGEILLQYAQSLLRLHDESRNALSHASQETRGVLSIGANEATFLYVLPKVFERFHGKYPSVRISVYRNFSRKIIEKIEAGAVDVGIVTLPVKSTALRVVRMFSDELQLVIQASHPLASKKVVTLAEVAEVPLIFPKTGSTRQVLERIFNPFRDSLRISMELGSITLIKQFVATGFGASVISTSFAQDDVIAGRLRLIPIKDLKLKRELGLVYRKDRTLPRAATAFVEVAHQSLRTN, encoded by the coding sequence TTGGATTTAGATCACCTCAAGACATTCGTCGAAGTGGCGAAAGAGGGCAACTTTTCGCGCGCTGCGGCGAAGGTGTTTCGCTCGCAGCCGGCGGTCAGCGCGCAGATTCGTCAACTTGAAGATGACTATCAGCAACGGTTGTTTGATCGTTCAGGAAAGACTGTGCGCCTGACGCCTGCTGGTGAAATCCTCCTGCAGTATGCCCAGAGTCTGCTGCGCCTCCACGATGAGTCGAGGAATGCGTTGTCACACGCGTCACAGGAAACGCGTGGCGTACTCTCGATTGGCGCCAACGAGGCGACGTTCCTCTACGTCCTGCCCAAAGTGTTTGAACGTTTCCATGGCAAGTATCCATCGGTGCGGATCAGCGTGTACCGGAATTTCAGTCGCAAGATCATCGAGAAGATCGAAGCGGGGGCGGTCGACGTGGGAATCGTCACGCTGCCCGTGAAGAGCACGGCGCTACGCGTCGTGCGTATGTTCAGCGACGAATTGCAGCTGGTCATTCAAGCCAGCCATCCGCTCGCAAGCAAGAAAGTCGTCACGCTGGCAGAAGTTGCTGAGGTGCCGCTTATCTTTCCTAAGACAGGATCGACGCGGCAGGTCCTGGAACGCATCTTCAATCCCTTCCGCGACAGCCTGCGCATCTCGATGGAATTGGGCAGCATTACCCTTATCAAGCAGTTCGTTGCCACGGGTTTTGGGGCTTCGGTGATCAGCACCAGTTTTGCCCAGGACGACGTGATTGCCGGACGCCTTCGCTTGATCCCAATCAAGGACCTCAAGCTCAAGCGGGAGCTTGGGTTGGTGTACCGCAAGGACCGCACTCTGCCACGAGCGGCTACGGCCTTTGTCGAAGTTGCGCATCAATCGCTGCGAACCAACTGA
- a CDS encoding TonB-dependent receptor, producing MRACTVLMFAACALSITTVQLLGQAVNGTLLGTLTDSSGAVVPAAQVTITETGTGIPHSTQSNASGNYVFPNLPPGSYTLVAEARGFKKQSRPDVRLDVNSTVRVDMTMQPGAVTETVEVTGAIAPLKTDRADVSQNIETAQLQQLPIGGANRNFQSLLALVPGTVKPHRDHSDFFNAQDTLSTEVNGQSREFNQLAIEGVNDDERTGLLQIYVPPSEAIETVDVTTSNYSAEFGRAGGAVTNVILKSGTNNFHGSLYEYNRVSALQARTYFQRTAAGPSPIARTTFNYYGGTIGGPIIKDKTFFFFDLLRIDDIRGQFQLGTLPTDAFRNGDVTAAITAGKANIYDPFTGAANGTGRQQIFATSAPGVATIQGRNGLVDAFNPACKAGTCNNIIPLALMDPISLKILALVPHAGNSLSNNYQQNTQFRKNSTSFDAKIDHNFSEKDRLAFRFSRATQNPFQQPIFGLAGGFANGGFQGQGNQTEESGAINETHIFSPTLVMETRGGISHYRNTTITPDHGSTATTDLGIPGANLDAFTSGLTQIEIQNGFSNPFVGYSASQPWDRGETNINVVNTWTKISGNHTFKWGADIRRLRDDLVQAQTFGPRGHYVFGTGTTSLNGGTGSATLANNFAAFLIDAPTQTGRDISLVSGAWRETEAFFFGQDTWHATSKLTIDAGLRWELYLPATPSHAGRYSNYDPSINRLVIAGVAGNPSNLGRETYYKYFAPRLGVAYRVNEKTVVRAGFGISYEPFTNNQYAFNFPVRQNQGTSQINSFALPTFSNGLLGVFPNGFPAPSAVAIATDGTVTPSNGDPYNVVDKHFQQPYVESYNFSIQQSLPGNFVLDLAYVGNHGVKIPVGFNVNAATTPAVVNGALTNTCTVEPLCVQFGRTAATTFLFKPTVSNYNSLQARLDHKFKGGFLLTTSYTWAKALAYRSDMNADDGGPDNYIDFQRNYSETSRSRRHTFVQSYVYELPFGKNKHFLNSGPASWILGGWGVTGVLTRMSGAPLHFTANGNNLNAPGSTQYPVQIAPFHVLGGIDTNLWFDTSAFCQPAGTNANPNCPVVANGVLGNMRRYQFSGPGFFNLDAAVFRNFPVGERMGFEFRAEAFSVTNTPHFNNPDTSFTSSTFGRITGTGSVNNQNVGDGNRTVELSARFTF from the coding sequence ATGAGAGCCTGTACAGTTTTGATGTTTGCAGCGTGCGCACTGTCAATCACGACTGTTCAATTGTTAGGACAAGCCGTGAACGGCACACTGTTGGGTACCTTGACCGATTCATCCGGCGCGGTCGTGCCCGCAGCACAAGTCACCATTACCGAAACCGGAACTGGCATTCCTCACTCAACCCAGAGCAATGCGAGCGGCAATTACGTCTTCCCGAACCTTCCACCCGGCTCATATACCCTCGTTGCCGAGGCACGCGGTTTTAAGAAGCAGAGCAGGCCAGACGTCCGACTGGACGTGAATAGTACCGTGCGCGTGGACATGACGATGCAGCCCGGCGCCGTGACGGAAACGGTGGAAGTAACGGGGGCGATCGCGCCGCTGAAAACCGATCGCGCGGATGTGAGCCAAAACATCGAGACCGCGCAACTACAGCAATTGCCCATTGGTGGAGCAAACCGCAACTTCCAGAGCTTACTTGCACTGGTGCCGGGTACGGTAAAGCCGCATCGGGATCATTCCGACTTCTTCAATGCGCAAGACACGCTCTCGACTGAGGTGAATGGTCAATCGCGCGAGTTTAATCAGCTGGCAATCGAAGGGGTCAACGACGATGAGCGTACGGGCTTGCTGCAGATTTACGTGCCGCCATCAGAGGCGATCGAGACCGTCGACGTGACCACCAGCAACTATTCTGCAGAGTTCGGACGGGCAGGAGGCGCCGTTACGAACGTAATTTTGAAATCTGGGACCAATAACTTTCACGGCTCACTGTACGAATACAACCGCGTGAGCGCTCTCCAGGCGCGCACGTATTTCCAGCGTACCGCCGCTGGTCCCAGCCCGATCGCGCGCACTACCTTCAACTACTACGGGGGAACGATCGGTGGGCCAATTATCAAGGACAAGACGTTCTTCTTCTTTGACCTGCTGCGCATCGACGACATTCGCGGGCAGTTTCAACTCGGCACCTTGCCCACAGACGCCTTCCGCAACGGCGACGTAACGGCAGCTATTACTGCGGGTAAGGCGAATATTTACGATCCATTTACAGGGGCCGCTAATGGTACGGGCCGCCAGCAGATCTTCGCTACTTCGGCTCCCGGTGTTGCCACGATTCAAGGTCGCAATGGGCTGGTGGACGCGTTTAATCCTGCCTGCAAAGCGGGTACTTGTAACAACATTATTCCGCTGGCTTTGATGGATCCGATATCGCTTAAGATCCTTGCGTTGGTACCGCATGCGGGCAACAGCCTGAGCAACAACTATCAGCAGAACACGCAATTTAGGAAAAACAGCACTTCGTTTGACGCCAAGATTGATCACAACTTTAGTGAGAAGGACCGCCTGGCCTTCCGTTTCAGCCGCGCTACGCAGAATCCCTTTCAGCAGCCAATTTTCGGTCTCGCAGGCGGATTTGCAAATGGCGGGTTCCAAGGTCAGGGAAACCAAACTGAGGAAAGCGGCGCTATCAATGAGACACACATCTTTTCGCCCACGTTGGTAATGGAGACTCGCGGCGGGATCAGCCATTACCGCAATACGACCATTACTCCCGATCACGGATCAACTGCAACCACAGACCTCGGCATTCCCGGGGCGAACCTTGACGCTTTTACCAGCGGTCTAACACAAATTGAAATCCAAAATGGTTTTTCCAATCCTTTTGTCGGATACTCTGCCTCCCAGCCTTGGGATCGTGGAGAGACAAACATCAATGTTGTGAACACATGGACGAAGATCAGCGGCAATCACACCTTCAAGTGGGGAGCGGATATCCGAAGACTGCGCGATGATTTGGTACAGGCGCAGACCTTTGGCCCACGTGGTCACTATGTGTTCGGTACCGGCACTACCTCTCTTAATGGGGGCACTGGCAGCGCCACACTGGCGAACAACTTCGCTGCATTCTTGATTGATGCTCCAACACAGACCGGGAGGGACATTTCCCTCGTCTCGGGTGCTTGGAGAGAGACGGAAGCCTTCTTCTTCGGTCAGGATACCTGGCATGCCACAAGCAAATTGACCATCGACGCTGGGCTACGCTGGGAGTTGTATTTGCCAGCGACTCCGAGTCATGCCGGGCGGTACTCCAACTACGATCCTTCGATCAATCGGCTGGTAATTGCCGGTGTCGCCGGCAATCCGTCAAACCTTGGCCGAGAGACTTACTACAAGTACTTCGCGCCGCGGCTTGGGGTCGCATACAGAGTCAATGAAAAAACGGTTGTGCGTGCAGGCTTCGGAATCAGTTATGAGCCCTTCACGAATAATCAATACGCGTTCAACTTCCCCGTCCGCCAGAACCAGGGCACGAGTCAAATCAACAGTTTTGCTCTTCCCACTTTCAGCAACGGGTTGCTGGGTGTATTCCCAAATGGATTTCCAGCGCCGAGCGCTGTCGCGATTGCGACTGACGGAACCGTCACCCCGAGCAACGGCGATCCTTACAATGTGGTCGACAAACACTTCCAGCAGCCATACGTTGAGTCGTACAACTTCTCCATTCAGCAATCGCTGCCCGGCAACTTCGTTCTCGATTTGGCATATGTAGGCAATCACGGCGTCAAGATTCCGGTTGGATTTAACGTGAATGCCGCCACTACTCCTGCAGTCGTGAACGGTGCGCTAACGAACACCTGCACCGTAGAACCGCTGTGCGTACAGTTTGGCCGTACGGCGGCAACCACGTTCCTGTTCAAGCCCACAGTCTCGAACTACAACTCGTTGCAGGCGAGACTTGACCACAAGTTTAAGGGTGGGTTCCTGCTCACCACCTCGTATACGTGGGCAAAAGCGCTAGCCTATCGCTCGGATATGAACGCTGATGACGGGGGACCGGATAACTACATCGACTTTCAACGCAACTATTCGGAAACGAGCCGCAGTCGGAGACACACGTTTGTTCAGAGTTACGTGTACGAGCTGCCTTTCGGAAAAAACAAGCACTTCCTCAATTCTGGCCCGGCCAGTTGGATTCTGGGCGGATGGGGCGTGACCGGCGTGCTCACCCGGATGAGTGGTGCGCCGCTTCACTTCACGGCAAACGGAAACAACCTCAATGCGCCTGGATCCACACAGTATCCGGTTCAGATTGCTCCATTCCACGTGCTGGGGGGCATCGACACCAACTTGTGGTTCGATACTTCTGCGTTCTGCCAGCCGGCTGGCACAAACGCGAATCCAAACTGCCCAGTGGTTGCCAACGGAGTACTCGGCAACATGCGGCGCTACCAGTTCTCCGGCCCGGGATTCTTCAATCTCGATGCAGCAGTGTTTCGTAACTTCCCCGTAGGGGAAAGAATGGGATTTGAGTTCCGAGCCGAGGCCTTTAGCGTGACCAACACTCCACACTTCAATAACCCTGACACGAGCTTCACTTCTTCAACTTTTGGACGCATAACCGGAACTGGATCGGTGAACAACCAGAACGTTGGGGACGGAAACCGCACCGTGGAGTTGAGCGCAAGATTCACATTCTGA
- a CDS encoding VOC family protein, which yields MNPIRFVLILLLVTTLPAQTATQRPRILGVAHIALFTSDLAKARTFYEDFLGYQEPFTLKRDDGSIRIAFVKINDKQYVELFTDPPKEDGQLNHVAVYTDNAEQMRDYLAEHGIKVPATVAKGKTGNYNFTIQDPDGHTVEIVQYLPDSLTGRNQDKFAPTSRISSRIMHVGFLVRDLEASMKFYRDLLGFQEFWRGSSNGTQLSWVNVRVPDGDDYVEFMLYTGTPSAQERGVKNHLSLEVPDIEKAVQDLEKRPARKLYGREIKTQVGKNRKRQANLFDPDGTRVELMEPKTIDGQPAPSSTAPPPQ from the coding sequence ATGAACCCCATCCGATTCGTTCTCATTCTCTTGCTCGTCACGACGCTTCCTGCCCAAACGGCGACGCAACGCCCGCGAATTCTCGGGGTTGCTCACATCGCTCTCTTCACGAGCGACCTCGCGAAGGCGCGTACTTTCTACGAAGATTTCCTGGGATATCAGGAGCCATTCACTCTCAAGCGGGACGACGGATCAATCCGAATTGCGTTTGTCAAAATTAATGACAAACAGTATGTCGAGCTGTTTACCGATCCTCCGAAGGAAGACGGCCAACTCAATCACGTCGCGGTCTACACCGACAATGCTGAGCAAATGCGCGACTACCTAGCTGAACACGGGATCAAAGTTCCAGCAACAGTAGCGAAAGGGAAGACCGGAAATTACAACTTCACGATTCAGGATCCAGACGGACACACGGTCGAGATCGTTCAATATCTTCCGGACAGCCTGACCGGCAGGAATCAGGATAAGTTTGCTCCGACCAGTCGCATATCGAGCCGCATCATGCATGTCGGCTTTCTAGTTCGCGACCTGGAAGCGTCGATGAAGTTTTATCGCGATCTGCTCGGGTTCCAGGAATTCTGGCGGGGCAGTTCGAACGGCACGCAACTGAGCTGGGTGAACGTGCGAGTGCCCGACGGCGACGACTACGTGGAATTCATGCTGTATACGGGCACGCCGTCTGCTCAGGAGCGCGGTGTGAAGAATCACTTGTCACTCGAAGTTCCCGATATAGAAAAAGCCGTGCAGGATCTGGAAAAGAGACCGGCACGCAAGCTGTATGGACGCGAGATCAAGACGCAGGTTGGCAAGAATCGTAAGCGACAGGCTAACCTGTTCGACCCCGACGGCACTCGTGTCGAGCTCATGGAACCTAAAACCATCGATGGGCAACCTGCTCCTTCATCGACTGCTCCTCCACCGCAATAA
- a CDS encoding cupin domain-containing protein has translation MMNRRELCSLLPLLAVTKSWAADDQTLSSRTWPFDELQAKTSGGHTTRPVTNGKISTGEHVEAHETTLDPGEMPHAPHRHAHSEFWLIREGTVELTINGQTHRLGPGGVGLATGNDLHGIKNVGTTPANYFVVAVGNMG, from the coding sequence ATGATGAACCGTCGCGAACTGTGCTCGCTGTTACCTCTTCTGGCTGTAACCAAATCCTGGGCTGCAGACGACCAGACGCTCTCTTCCCGCACATGGCCGTTTGACGAATTGCAGGCCAAGACCAGCGGAGGACACACTACACGCCCCGTCACCAACGGCAAGATTTCAACGGGGGAGCACGTGGAGGCGCATGAAACCACGCTCGACCCCGGCGAGATGCCCCACGCGCCACACCGCCATGCCCACAGCGAGTTCTGGCTCATTCGCGAGGGTACGGTCGAATTGACCATCAATGGACAAACACATCGGCTAGGACCGGGTGGAGTAGGACTGGCAACAGGCAATGATCTGCACGGCATAAAGAACGTCGGAACTACTCCGGCAAACTATTTCGTAGTGGCCGTCGGGAACATGGGTTGA
- a CDS encoding FtsX-like permease family protein, protein MVRLAGLAAYSVSQRYREISRCAALGARSQDVLTLVLKEASALLLTGILIGTTLAILAERGLAAVSSTVGNVNSRSSSDPLIIVGAPLLLGVLALFACYVPGRKSTKLDPMTALRHE, encoded by the coding sequence GTGGTAAGACTGGCGGGATTGGCAGCTTATTCTGTAAGTCAGCGCTACCGCGAGATATCGCGCTGCGCGGCCCTCGGCGCCCGCAGCCAGGACGTCCTTACACTTGTCCTCAAGGAGGCTTCAGCGCTGCTGCTGACTGGCATCCTTATAGGGACAACACTGGCAATTTTGGCAGAACGAGGCCTTGCGGCGGTTTCATCCACAGTGGGAAACGTGAACAGCAGGAGCAGCTCCGATCCGTTGATAATCGTCGGAGCCCCGCTCCTGCTTGGTGTCCTGGCCTTGTTCGCATGCTACGTGCCGGGGCGAAAATCTACGAAATTGGATCCGATGACTGCGCTGCGGCACGAATAG